Proteins from one Limanda limanda chromosome 4, fLimLim1.1, whole genome shotgun sequence genomic window:
- the LOC132999602 gene encoding C-reactive protein-like: protein MIQLVHFVQFSPGALKATQSDKMRLLVVSFLVAVAAVLAGSVVIKTLVFQTESSNSYVEMLPMKPLDLRAFTLCMRVATELKGEREVILFAYRTQHYDELNVWRELDGRLSFYLSGPGVLFDVPQIEALETHLCFTWNSGSGAASVFMDGRKSLTKIYKKGHTIRPGGKVIIGQDPDAFMGDYDAGQSFVGEISDVNLWDTVLPASTIQDIYTGRRAARGNVFDWETIDLKINGQVDVVTREL, encoded by the exons ATGATACAGCTTGTTCACTTTGTCCAGTTCTCTCCCGGAGCCCTCAAAGCAACACA ATCTGACAAGATGAGACTTCTAGTCGTCTCTTTTCTCGTCGCCGTCGCTGCAGTGTTGGCTG GAAGCGTCGTCATAAAGACCCTGGTGTTCCAGACTGAGAGCAGTAACAGTTATGTTGAGATGCTTCCTATGAAGCCCCTGGACCTGAGAGCCTTCACTCTGTGCATGCGTGTGGCCACGGAGCTGAAAGGTGAGCGAGAGGTCATCCTGTTCGCGTACCGGACACAACACTACGATGAGCTGAACGTGTGGCGTGAGCTGGACGGCAG ATTGTCCTTCTACCTGAGTGGACCCGGTGTTTTATTCGACGTCCCTCAGATCGAGGCCCTGGAGACCCACCTCTGCTTCACCTGGAACTCCGGCTCCGGTGCCGCTTCCGTCTTCATGGATGGAAGGAAAAGCTTGACCAAGATTTACAAGAAGGGTCACACCATCCGCCCCGGGGGAAAGGTCATCATCGGACAAGATCCGGACGCCTTCATGGGCGATTACGATGCCGGGCAGAGTTTTGTTGGGGAGATCTCTGACGTTAATTTGTGGGACACTGTCCTGCCAGCCAGCACAATCCAAGACATTTATACAGGGAGGAGAGCGGCAAGAGGAAATGTTTTCGACTGGGAAACCATCGACCTAAAAATCAACGGGCAGGTAGATGTTGTAACTCGAGAGCTGTAG
- the gnl3l gene encoding guanine nucleotide-binding protein-like 3-like protein, giving the protein MSKAKQKRAKRLGLLGKAIEGQKGVAQDKTKAKEQSSVQHITNHRKPEEIRKQRLQELQDKQKVSRERELMKRRNLQSFQNDILQRQRDFEHRETEMQSLEKHVNFENENSRKAYYREFKKVVEAADVILEVLDARDPLGCRCPQVEQAVIQSGTNKKIVLVLNKIDLVSKEIVEKWIKYLRNEFPTVAFKASTQQQNKNLKRSNVSVTKATTELLSTSACIGADCLMKLLANYCRNLDIKTAITVGVVGFPNVGKSSLINSLKRARACSVGATPGVTKCLQEVHLDKHIKLLDCPGIVMAISTTDAAMILRNCVKIEQLVDPLPPVEAILRRCNKAQILEHYRVPDFHTALEFLALLARRQGKLRKGGLPDTDKAAKSVLMDWTGGRISYFTHPPETHTLPTHVSAQIVTEMGKAFDLDELEIGNQEVLAESSCADIQMGFCMETTGMTEGGPGDLPSDLEMERVSTEEPEFQAEAESMEDDQDTEFGPMTVEIKSQKLRTDASAEAAARAPNLKDILYVDPLQQGQALLAAGKKRKKQQKRADKIATKLSDTLTSAMDFSFD; this is encoded by the exons ATGTCCAAAGCGA AACAGAAACGAGCCAAACGCCTCGGCCTCCTGGGGAAG GCCATTGAGGGACAAAAGGGTGTAGCTCAAGATAAGACCAAGGCTAAAGAGCAGTCGTCTGTGCAACACATCACCAACCACAGAAAACCAGAAGAAATCAGAAAGCAACGG CTCCAAGAACTCCAAGATAAGCAGAAAGTCTCCAGAGAAAGagagctgatgaagaggaggaattTGCAAAGCTTTCAGAATGACATCCTACAGCGACAGAGAGATTTTGAGCACAGG GAGACGGAGATGCAGAGTTTGGAGAAGCATGTTAATTTTGAGAATGAGAATTCAAGAAAGGCATATTACAGAGAATTCAAAAAG GTTGTCGAGGCTGCAGATGTGATTTTGGAGGTTTTGGATGCACGTGACCCTCTTGGCTGCAGGTGTCCTCAGGTGGAACAGGCAGTCATTCAGAGTGGAACAAACAAGAAAATAGTTTTAGTCCTTAATAAAATTG ATCTGGTGTCAAAGGAAATAGTGGAGAAGTGGATAAAGTACCTTCGCAACGAGTTTCCAACTGTGGCTTTCAAAGCATCTACTCAGCAACAAAACAAGAACCTG AAACGCAGTAATGTTTCAGTGACAAAAGCCACTACAGAGCTCCTCAGCACCAGTGCTTGTATTGGTGCAGACTGCTTAATGAAGCTACTGGCAAACTACTGCCGCAACCTGGACATAAAGACAGCCATCACTGTAGGAGTTGTAG GTTTTCCGAATGTGGGAAAGAGTAGTTTGATTAACAGTCTGAAACGGGCACGAGCTTGTAGTGTCGGGGCCACTCCAGGTGTCACCAA GTGCCTTCAGGAGGTTCATCTGGACAAACACATAAAGCTTCTGGATTGCCCTGGCATCGTCATGGCAATTTCAACGACTGATGCAGCAATGATTCTTCGCAACTGTGTGAAAATCGAACAGCTCGTGGATCCCCTTCCACCTGTTGAAGCCATCCTGCGACGCTGCAACAAAGCACAG ATCCTCGAGCACTACCGAGTTCCAGACTTTCACACAGCCCTGGAGTTCTTGGCATTGCTTGCCCGACGACAAGGCAAACTAAGGAAGGGAGGACTGCCCGATACTGATAAAGCAGCAAAGAGTGTATTAATGGACTGGACAGG GGGAAGGATCAGCTACTTCACACATCCTCCAGAGACGCACACGCTCCCCACACACGTCAGCGCTCAGATTGTTACCGAGATGGGTAAAGCTTTTGACTTGGATGAGCTGGAAATAGGAAATCAGGAGGTTCTTGCTG AGTCCTCTTGTGCCGACATTCAGATGGGATTCTGCATGGAAACCACTGGGATGACAGAGGGTGGCCCGGGGGATCTGCCTTCTGACCTGGAAATGGAAAGAGTTTCCACAGAGGAGCCAGAATTTCAGGCAGAAGCAGAAAGTATGGAGGATGACCAGGACACAGAG TTTGGACCTATGACAGTGGAGATAAAATCTCAGAAGTTGAGGACCGATGcatctgctgaggctgcagccaGAGCTCCGAACCTGAAGGATATCTTGTACGTAGATCCTCTGCAGCAGGGCCAGGCGCTCCTGGCTGCCGGCAAGAAGaggaaaaagcagcagaaaagagCTG ACAAAATTGCTACAAAACTCTCAGACACCTTGACATCTGCAATGGACTTCTCATTTGACTAA